A stretch of the Conger conger chromosome 3, fConCon1.1, whole genome shotgun sequence genome encodes the following:
- the LOC133124385 gene encoding transcription elongation regulator 1-like isoform X4 encodes MTDQQALRFRGPAPTPLPVPAPAPAPASSPLMRGPPPLLRPPPPPFAMMRGPPPRPPFGRPPFDASMPPMPPPGGIPPPLGPPHLQRPPFMPPPMGSLPPPPGMMFPPGMPPVPTPGAPTLPPSEEIWVENQTPEGKVYYYNARTRESAWSKPEGVKIIQQSELHPLMVNQSAAATSSASLSVASTVASLAPTQAPSPGPALGPAPTTTSQAVSHPICTPAAVEMAAIVTAPSSAAVTPVPSISLPTVTATATAVQTLPAALTHPLPQATPPIPAFPPVMVPPFRVPLPGMPIPLPGLLPGMAPPLVPMMHHPQMALAAGPAALSGALSLAEWSEYKTADGKMYYYNNRTLESTWERPDLLKERDKEAEKAKEAALSLEEEELMDMEEEGEPKPEPPKEVREEPKEEELTEEERAAQKAKPVATTPIPGTPWCVVWTGDDRVFFYNPTTRLSMWDRPEELIGRADVDKSIQEPPHKKGLEEPRKLGISKEELEAAIEEALEDEPIKIKKRKKEEVREDSEKEAAMEAEMKAARERAVVPLEARMTQFRDMLLERAVSAFSTWEKELHKIVFDPRYLLLNPKERKQVFEQYVKTRAEEERKEKKNKLMQSKDEFRKMMEEAKISTRMTFSEFASKHGRDLRFKAIDKMKDREAIFTEFMTALRKKEKDDSKNRGEKVKLDFFELLSDHHVDGQVRWSKVKERLEGDQRYKAVESSGAREELFKQFVEKQAKKLDSEKEKELERQARIEASLREREREVQKARSEQTKEIDREREQHKREEAVQHFRALMSDMVRSADASWSDTRRSLRKDHRWETSSLLEREEKEKLFSEHIEALAKKKKEHFRQLLDETTTITLTTSWKEAKKAIKEDPRCIKFSSSDRKKQREFEDYIKDKYITAKADFRTLLKETKFITYRSRKLLQESDQHLRDVEKVLQNDKRYLVLDCVPDERRKLIMSYIEDLDRRGPPPPPTASEPTRRSTK; translated from the exons ATGACAGACCAGCAGGCCTTGCGTTTCCGTGGGccggcccccacccccctccctgtccctgcccccgcccctgcccccgcctCTAGCCCTCTGATGCGGGGCCCCCCACCACTCCTgcggcccccccctcccccgtttGCCATGATGAGGGGGCCCCCGCCGCGCCCCCCTTTCGGGCGACCGCCCTTCGATGCCAGCATgccccccatgcccccccctGGAGgaatccccccccctctcggACCCCCGCACCTACAG AGGCCTCCGTTCATGCCCCCCCCGATGGGCagcctgccccctccccccggaaTGATGTTCCCCCCCGGGATGCCCCCGGTACCCACCCCCGGGGCCCCCACCCTCCCGCCCAGTGAGGAGATCTGGGTGGAGAACCAGACGCCCGAGGGCAAG GTGTACTACTACAACGCTCGCACGCGTGAGTCAGCCTGGAGCAAGCCTGAGGGGGTGAAGATAATCCAGCAGTCAGAACTCCACCCCCTGATGGTCAACCAATCAGCTGCCGCCACCTCTTCTGCCAGCCTCTCAGTGGCCAGCACTGTGGCAAGCCTCGCCCCCACACAGGCCCCCTCTCCTGGCCCCGCCCTCggccccgcccccaccaccACGTCCCAGGCTGTGTCCCACCCCATCTGCA CCCCCGCAGCCGTGGAGATGGCTGCCATAGTAACGGCCCCCTCCAGCGCCGCGGTGACCCCCGTGCCTTCCATCAGTCTCCCCACGGTAACGGCCACGGCAACGGCAGTGCAGACCCTCCCCGCCGCTCTGACACACCCCCTTCCGCAGGCCACGCCCCCCATCCCCGCCTTCCCGCCCGTCATGGTCCCGCCCTTCCGCGTGCCTCTGCCCGGGATGCCAATCCCGCTGCCAG GCCTGCTCCCTGGCATGGCCCCGCCCCTCGTTCCCATGATGCACCACCCCCAGATGGCCCTGGCGGCCGGCCCCGCGGCGCTCTCCGGCGCCCTCTCGCTCGCGGAGTGGTCCGAGTACAAGACCGCCGACGGCAAGATGTACTACTACAACAACCGCACGCTGGAGTCCACCTGGGAGCGCCCCGACCTGCTCAAGGAGAGAG ATAAGGAGGCGGAGAAGGCCAAGGAGGCGGCGCTgtccctggaggaggaggagctgatggacatggaggaggagggggagcccAAGCCGGAGCCTCCCAAGGAGGTGCGAGAG GAGcccaaggaggaggagctgacggaggaggagagggctgCCCAGAAGGCCAAACCTGTGGCCACCACGCCCATCCCCGGCACCCCCTG gtgtgttgtgtggaCCGGGGACGATCGCGTGTTCTTCTACAACCCCACCACCCGCCTCTCCATGTGGGACCGTCCTGAGGAGCTGATTGGCCGGGCCGATGTGGACAAGAGCATTCAGGAGCCGCCCCACAAGAAGGGCCTTGAGGAGCCCCGAAAACTAG GGATCAGCAAAGAGGAACTGGAAGCCGCCATTGAGGAAGCTCTGGAAGACGAGCCAATCAAAATCAAGAAGAGAAA gaaggaggaggtgagggaggacTCTGAGAAGGAGGCGGCGATGGAGGCGGAGATGAAGGCGGCGCGGGAGCGGGCCGTGGTGCCGCTGGAGGCCCGTATGACCCAGTTCAGAGACATGCTGCTGGAGAGAGCG GTGTCGGCCTTCTCCACGTGGGAGAAAGAGCTGCATAAGATCGTCTTTGATCCGCGGTATCTGCTGCTCAACCCCAAGGAGCGCAAACAG GTTTTTGAGCAGTATGTGAAGACTAGAGCGGAagaagagaggaaagagaagaagaataaaCTGATGCAATCGAAGGACGAGTTCAGAAAGATGATGGAAGAGGCCAAGATCAGCACCAG GATGACCTTCAGCGAGTTTGCATCGAAGCATGGCCGCGACCTGCGCTTCAAGGCCATCGACAAGATGAAGGACCGGGAGGCCATCTTCACCGAGTTCATGACCGCGCTCCgcaagaaggagaaggacgACTCCAAGAACCGCGGGGAGAAG GTGAAGCTGGATTTCTTCGAGCTGCTGTCGGACCACCACGTGGACGGGCAGGTGCGCTGGAGCAAGGTGAAGGAGCGGCTGGAGGGAGACCAGCGCTACAAAGCCGTGGAAAGTTCCGGAGCTCGCGAGGAGCTCTTCAAGCAGTTTGTGGAGAAACAGGCcaag aAGTTGGACtcggagaaggagaaggagctgGAGCGCCAGGCCCGGATCGAGGCGAGcctgcgggagagagagagggaggtgcagAAGGCCCGGTCCGAGCAGACCAAGGAGATCGACCgcgagagagagcagcacaaaCGCGAGGAGGCCGTCCAGCACTTCAGAGCCCTAATGTCCGACATG GTGCGCTCGGCGGATGCCTCGTGGTCAGACACGCGCAGGAGCCTGAGGAAGGACCACCGCTGGGAGACGTCCTCCCTGCTGGAGCgcgaggagaaggagaagctgTTCAGCGAGCACATCGAGGCGCTcgccaagaagaagaaggagcaCTTCCGCCAACTGCTGGACGAGACCACCACC ATCACGCTCACCACGTCCTGGAAGGAGGCGAAGAAGGCGATTAAAGAGGATCCTCGCTGCATCAAGTTCTCCAGCAGCGACCGG aAGAAGCAGAGGGAGTTTGAGGACTACATCAAAGACAAGTACATCACCGCCAAAGCAGACTTCAGGACGCTCCTGAAAGAGACAAAGTTCATCACgtacag GTCCCGGAAGCTGCTGCAGGAGTCGGACCAGCACCTGCGGGACGTGGAGAAGGTTCTGCAGAACGACAAGCGGTACCTGGTGCTGGACTGTGTTCCAGACGAGCGGAGGAAGCTCATCATGTCCTACATCGAGGACCTGGACCGCCGGgggccccccccgccccccacggCCTCCGAGCCCACCCGCCGGTCCACCAAGTAA
- the LOC133124385 gene encoding transcription elongation regulator 1-like isoform X3, whose protein sequence is MTDQQALRFRGPAPTPLPVPAPAPAPASSPLMRGPPPLLRPPPPPFAMMRGPPPRPPFGRPPFDASMPPMPPPGGIPPPLGPPHLQRPPFMPPPMGSLPPPPGMMFPPGMPPVPTPGAPTLPPSEEIWVENQTPEGKVYYYNARTRESAWSKPEGVKIIQQSELHPLMVNQSAAATSSASLSVASTVASLAPTQAPSPGPALGPAPTTTSQAVSHPICTPAAVEMAAIVTAPSSAAVTPVPSISLPTVTATATAVQTLPAALTHPLPQATPPIPAFPPVMVPPFRVPLPGMPIPLPGLLPGMAPPLVPMMHHPQMALAAGPAALSGALSLAEWSEYKTADGKMYYYNNRTLESTWERPDLLKERVLVPDCLWSWELTLSPPPDKEAEKAKEAALSLEEEELMDMEEEGEPKPEPPKEVREEPKEEELTEEERAAQKAKPVATTPIPGTPWCVVWTGDDRVFFYNPTTRLSMWDRPEELIGRADVDKSIQEPPHKKGLEEPRKLGISKEELEAAIEEALEDEPIKIKKRKKEEVREDSEKEAAMEAEMKAARERAVVPLEARMTQFRDMLLERAVSAFSTWEKELHKIVFDPRYLLLNPKERKQVFEQYVKTRAEEERKEKKNKLMQSKDEFRKMMEEAKISTRMTFSEFASKHGRDLRFKAIDKMKDREAIFTEFMTALRKKEKDDSKNRGEKVKLDFFELLSDHHVDGQVRWSKVKERLEGDQRYKAVESSGAREELFKQFVEKQAKKLDSEKEKELERQARIEASLREREREVQKARSEQTKEIDREREQHKREEAVQHFRALMSDMVRSADASWSDTRRSLRKDHRWETSSLLEREEKEKLFSEHIEALAKKKKEHFRQLLDETTTITLTTSWKEAKKAIKEDPRCIKFSSSDRKKQREFEDYIKDKYITAKADFRTLLKETKFITYRSRKLLQESDQHLRDVEKVLQNDKRYLVLDCVPDERRKLIMSYIEDLDRRGPPPPPTASEPTRRSTK, encoded by the exons ATGACAGACCAGCAGGCCTTGCGTTTCCGTGGGccggcccccacccccctccctgtccctgcccccgcccctgcccccgcctCTAGCCCTCTGATGCGGGGCCCCCCACCACTCCTgcggcccccccctcccccgtttGCCATGATGAGGGGGCCCCCGCCGCGCCCCCCTTTCGGGCGACCGCCCTTCGATGCCAGCATgccccccatgcccccccctGGAGgaatccccccccctctcggACCCCCGCACCTACAG AGGCCTCCGTTCATGCCCCCCCCGATGGGCagcctgccccctccccccggaaTGATGTTCCCCCCCGGGATGCCCCCGGTACCCACCCCCGGGGCCCCCACCCTCCCGCCCAGTGAGGAGATCTGGGTGGAGAACCAGACGCCCGAGGGCAAG GTGTACTACTACAACGCTCGCACGCGTGAGTCAGCCTGGAGCAAGCCTGAGGGGGTGAAGATAATCCAGCAGTCAGAACTCCACCCCCTGATGGTCAACCAATCAGCTGCCGCCACCTCTTCTGCCAGCCTCTCAGTGGCCAGCACTGTGGCAAGCCTCGCCCCCACACAGGCCCCCTCTCCTGGCCCCGCCCTCggccccgcccccaccaccACGTCCCAGGCTGTGTCCCACCCCATCTGCA CCCCCGCAGCCGTGGAGATGGCTGCCATAGTAACGGCCCCCTCCAGCGCCGCGGTGACCCCCGTGCCTTCCATCAGTCTCCCCACGGTAACGGCCACGGCAACGGCAGTGCAGACCCTCCCCGCCGCTCTGACACACCCCCTTCCGCAGGCCACGCCCCCCATCCCCGCCTTCCCGCCCGTCATGGTCCCGCCCTTCCGCGTGCCTCTGCCCGGGATGCCAATCCCGCTGCCAG GCCTGCTCCCTGGCATGGCCCCGCCCCTCGTTCCCATGATGCACCACCCCCAGATGGCCCTGGCGGCCGGCCCCGCGGCGCTCTCCGGCGCCCTCTCGCTCGCGGAGTGGTCCGAGTACAAGACCGCCGACGGCAAGATGTACTACTACAACAACCGCACGCTGGAGTCCACCTGGGAGCGCCCCGACCTGCTCAAGGAGAGAG TGTTGGTGCCGGACTGTCTGTGGAGCTGGGAGCTCACGTTGTCTCCTCCCCCAGATAAGGAGGCGGAGAAGGCCAAGGAGGCGGCGCTgtccctggaggaggaggagctgatggacatggaggaggagggggagcccAAGCCGGAGCCTCCCAAGGAGGTGCGAGAG GAGcccaaggaggaggagctgacggaggaggagagggctgCCCAGAAGGCCAAACCTGTGGCCACCACGCCCATCCCCGGCACCCCCTG gtgtgttgtgtggaCCGGGGACGATCGCGTGTTCTTCTACAACCCCACCACCCGCCTCTCCATGTGGGACCGTCCTGAGGAGCTGATTGGCCGGGCCGATGTGGACAAGAGCATTCAGGAGCCGCCCCACAAGAAGGGCCTTGAGGAGCCCCGAAAACTAG GGATCAGCAAAGAGGAACTGGAAGCCGCCATTGAGGAAGCTCTGGAAGACGAGCCAATCAAAATCAAGAAGAGAAA gaaggaggaggtgagggaggacTCTGAGAAGGAGGCGGCGATGGAGGCGGAGATGAAGGCGGCGCGGGAGCGGGCCGTGGTGCCGCTGGAGGCCCGTATGACCCAGTTCAGAGACATGCTGCTGGAGAGAGCG GTGTCGGCCTTCTCCACGTGGGAGAAAGAGCTGCATAAGATCGTCTTTGATCCGCGGTATCTGCTGCTCAACCCCAAGGAGCGCAAACAG GTTTTTGAGCAGTATGTGAAGACTAGAGCGGAagaagagaggaaagagaagaagaataaaCTGATGCAATCGAAGGACGAGTTCAGAAAGATGATGGAAGAGGCCAAGATCAGCACCAG GATGACCTTCAGCGAGTTTGCATCGAAGCATGGCCGCGACCTGCGCTTCAAGGCCATCGACAAGATGAAGGACCGGGAGGCCATCTTCACCGAGTTCATGACCGCGCTCCgcaagaaggagaaggacgACTCCAAGAACCGCGGGGAGAAG GTGAAGCTGGATTTCTTCGAGCTGCTGTCGGACCACCACGTGGACGGGCAGGTGCGCTGGAGCAAGGTGAAGGAGCGGCTGGAGGGAGACCAGCGCTACAAAGCCGTGGAAAGTTCCGGAGCTCGCGAGGAGCTCTTCAAGCAGTTTGTGGAGAAACAGGCcaag aAGTTGGACtcggagaaggagaaggagctgGAGCGCCAGGCCCGGATCGAGGCGAGcctgcgggagagagagagggaggtgcagAAGGCCCGGTCCGAGCAGACCAAGGAGATCGACCgcgagagagagcagcacaaaCGCGAGGAGGCCGTCCAGCACTTCAGAGCCCTAATGTCCGACATG GTGCGCTCGGCGGATGCCTCGTGGTCAGACACGCGCAGGAGCCTGAGGAAGGACCACCGCTGGGAGACGTCCTCCCTGCTGGAGCgcgaggagaaggagaagctgTTCAGCGAGCACATCGAGGCGCTcgccaagaagaagaaggagcaCTTCCGCCAACTGCTGGACGAGACCACCACC ATCACGCTCACCACGTCCTGGAAGGAGGCGAAGAAGGCGATTAAAGAGGATCCTCGCTGCATCAAGTTCTCCAGCAGCGACCGG aAGAAGCAGAGGGAGTTTGAGGACTACATCAAAGACAAGTACATCACCGCCAAAGCAGACTTCAGGACGCTCCTGAAAGAGACAAAGTTCATCACgtacag GTCCCGGAAGCTGCTGCAGGAGTCGGACCAGCACCTGCGGGACGTGGAGAAGGTTCTGCAGAACGACAAGCGGTACCTGGTGCTGGACTGTGTTCCAGACGAGCGGAGGAAGCTCATCATGTCCTACATCGAGGACCTGGACCGCCGGgggccccccccgccccccacggCCTCCGAGCCCACCCGCCGGTCCACCAAGTAA
- the LOC133124385 gene encoding transcription elongation regulator 1-like isoform X2 produces the protein MTDQQALRFRGPAPTPLPVPAPAPAPASSPLMRGPPPLLRPPPPPFAMMRGPPPRPPFGRPPFDASMPPMPPPGGIPPPLGPPHLQRPPFMPPPMGSLPPPPGMMFPPGMPPVPTPGAPTLPPSEEIWVENQTPEGKVYYYNARTRESAWSKPEGVKIIQQSELHPLMVNQSAAATSSASLSVASTVASLAPTQAPSPGPALGPAPTTTSQAVSHPICTPAAVEMAAIVTAPSSAAVTPVPSISLPTVTATATAVQTLPAALTHPLPQATPPIPAFPPVMVPPFRVPLPGMPIPLPGVAMMQIVSCPYIKTIAPNKNGLLPGMAPPLVPMMHHPQMALAAGPAALSGALSLAEWSEYKTADGKMYYYNNRTLESTWERPDLLKERDKEAEKAKEAALSLEEEELMDMEEEGEPKPEPPKEVREEPKEEELTEEERAAQKAKPVATTPIPGTPWCVVWTGDDRVFFYNPTTRLSMWDRPEELIGRADVDKSIQEPPHKKGLEEPRKLGISKEELEAAIEEALEDEPIKIKKRKKEEVREDSEKEAAMEAEMKAARERAVVPLEARMTQFRDMLLERAVSAFSTWEKELHKIVFDPRYLLLNPKERKQVFEQYVKTRAEEERKEKKNKLMQSKDEFRKMMEEAKISTRMTFSEFASKHGRDLRFKAIDKMKDREAIFTEFMTALRKKEKDDSKNRGEKVKLDFFELLSDHHVDGQVRWSKVKERLEGDQRYKAVESSGAREELFKQFVEKQAKKLDSEKEKELERQARIEASLREREREVQKARSEQTKEIDREREQHKREEAVQHFRALMSDMVRSADASWSDTRRSLRKDHRWETSSLLEREEKEKLFSEHIEALAKKKKEHFRQLLDETTTITLTTSWKEAKKAIKEDPRCIKFSSSDRKKQREFEDYIKDKYITAKADFRTLLKETKFITYRSRKLLQESDQHLRDVEKVLQNDKRYLVLDCVPDERRKLIMSYIEDLDRRGPPPPPTASEPTRRSTK, from the exons ATGACAGACCAGCAGGCCTTGCGTTTCCGTGGGccggcccccacccccctccctgtccctgcccccgcccctgcccccgcctCTAGCCCTCTGATGCGGGGCCCCCCACCACTCCTgcggcccccccctcccccgtttGCCATGATGAGGGGGCCCCCGCCGCGCCCCCCTTTCGGGCGACCGCCCTTCGATGCCAGCATgccccccatgcccccccctGGAGgaatccccccccctctcggACCCCCGCACCTACAG AGGCCTCCGTTCATGCCCCCCCCGATGGGCagcctgccccctccccccggaaTGATGTTCCCCCCCGGGATGCCCCCGGTACCCACCCCCGGGGCCCCCACCCTCCCGCCCAGTGAGGAGATCTGGGTGGAGAACCAGACGCCCGAGGGCAAG GTGTACTACTACAACGCTCGCACGCGTGAGTCAGCCTGGAGCAAGCCTGAGGGGGTGAAGATAATCCAGCAGTCAGAACTCCACCCCCTGATGGTCAACCAATCAGCTGCCGCCACCTCTTCTGCCAGCCTCTCAGTGGCCAGCACTGTGGCAAGCCTCGCCCCCACACAGGCCCCCTCTCCTGGCCCCGCCCTCggccccgcccccaccaccACGTCCCAGGCTGTGTCCCACCCCATCTGCA CCCCCGCAGCCGTGGAGATGGCTGCCATAGTAACGGCCCCCTCCAGCGCCGCGGTGACCCCCGTGCCTTCCATCAGTCTCCCCACGGTAACGGCCACGGCAACGGCAGTGCAGACCCTCCCCGCCGCTCTGACACACCCCCTTCCGCAGGCCACGCCCCCCATCCCCGCCTTCCCGCCCGTCATGGTCCCGCCCTTCCGCGTGCCTCTGCCCGGGATGCCAATCCCGCTGCCAG GTGTAGCAATGATGCAGATAGTCAGCTGTCCGTATATAAAGACAATCGCTCCCAACAAGAACG GCCTGCTCCCTGGCATGGCCCCGCCCCTCGTTCCCATGATGCACCACCCCCAGATGGCCCTGGCGGCCGGCCCCGCGGCGCTCTCCGGCGCCCTCTCGCTCGCGGAGTGGTCCGAGTACAAGACCGCCGACGGCAAGATGTACTACTACAACAACCGCACGCTGGAGTCCACCTGGGAGCGCCCCGACCTGCTCAAGGAGAGAG ATAAGGAGGCGGAGAAGGCCAAGGAGGCGGCGCTgtccctggaggaggaggagctgatggacatggaggaggagggggagcccAAGCCGGAGCCTCCCAAGGAGGTGCGAGAG GAGcccaaggaggaggagctgacggaggaggagagggctgCCCAGAAGGCCAAACCTGTGGCCACCACGCCCATCCCCGGCACCCCCTG gtgtgttgtgtggaCCGGGGACGATCGCGTGTTCTTCTACAACCCCACCACCCGCCTCTCCATGTGGGACCGTCCTGAGGAGCTGATTGGCCGGGCCGATGTGGACAAGAGCATTCAGGAGCCGCCCCACAAGAAGGGCCTTGAGGAGCCCCGAAAACTAG GGATCAGCAAAGAGGAACTGGAAGCCGCCATTGAGGAAGCTCTGGAAGACGAGCCAATCAAAATCAAGAAGAGAAA gaaggaggaggtgagggaggacTCTGAGAAGGAGGCGGCGATGGAGGCGGAGATGAAGGCGGCGCGGGAGCGGGCCGTGGTGCCGCTGGAGGCCCGTATGACCCAGTTCAGAGACATGCTGCTGGAGAGAGCG GTGTCGGCCTTCTCCACGTGGGAGAAAGAGCTGCATAAGATCGTCTTTGATCCGCGGTATCTGCTGCTCAACCCCAAGGAGCGCAAACAG GTTTTTGAGCAGTATGTGAAGACTAGAGCGGAagaagagaggaaagagaagaagaataaaCTGATGCAATCGAAGGACGAGTTCAGAAAGATGATGGAAGAGGCCAAGATCAGCACCAG GATGACCTTCAGCGAGTTTGCATCGAAGCATGGCCGCGACCTGCGCTTCAAGGCCATCGACAAGATGAAGGACCGGGAGGCCATCTTCACCGAGTTCATGACCGCGCTCCgcaagaaggagaaggacgACTCCAAGAACCGCGGGGAGAAG GTGAAGCTGGATTTCTTCGAGCTGCTGTCGGACCACCACGTGGACGGGCAGGTGCGCTGGAGCAAGGTGAAGGAGCGGCTGGAGGGAGACCAGCGCTACAAAGCCGTGGAAAGTTCCGGAGCTCGCGAGGAGCTCTTCAAGCAGTTTGTGGAGAAACAGGCcaag aAGTTGGACtcggagaaggagaaggagctgGAGCGCCAGGCCCGGATCGAGGCGAGcctgcgggagagagagagggaggtgcagAAGGCCCGGTCCGAGCAGACCAAGGAGATCGACCgcgagagagagcagcacaaaCGCGAGGAGGCCGTCCAGCACTTCAGAGCCCTAATGTCCGACATG GTGCGCTCGGCGGATGCCTCGTGGTCAGACACGCGCAGGAGCCTGAGGAAGGACCACCGCTGGGAGACGTCCTCCCTGCTGGAGCgcgaggagaaggagaagctgTTCAGCGAGCACATCGAGGCGCTcgccaagaagaagaaggagcaCTTCCGCCAACTGCTGGACGAGACCACCACC ATCACGCTCACCACGTCCTGGAAGGAGGCGAAGAAGGCGATTAAAGAGGATCCTCGCTGCATCAAGTTCTCCAGCAGCGACCGG aAGAAGCAGAGGGAGTTTGAGGACTACATCAAAGACAAGTACATCACCGCCAAAGCAGACTTCAGGACGCTCCTGAAAGAGACAAAGTTCATCACgtacag GTCCCGGAAGCTGCTGCAGGAGTCGGACCAGCACCTGCGGGACGTGGAGAAGGTTCTGCAGAACGACAAGCGGTACCTGGTGCTGGACTGTGTTCCAGACGAGCGGAGGAAGCTCATCATGTCCTACATCGAGGACCTGGACCGCCGGgggccccccccgccccccacggCCTCCGAGCCCACCCGCCGGTCCACCAAGTAA